In one Bradyrhizobium sp. 4 genomic region, the following are encoded:
- a CDS encoding alpha/beta hydrolase, with product MASITYRSADVDGFKVAYREAGLIGAPKILLLHGFPSAGHMFRDLIPLLADRFHIVAPDLPGFGQSDMPSRESFRYTFDNVARVIERFAEMIGFDRFAVYVFDYGAPTGFRLALSHPERITAIISQNGNAYEDGLSDNWTPLKTYWQDPSPANREALRALLTPEATRWQYTHGVADPTTVSPDGQNLDNFYLARPGSDDVQLDLFGDYKSNVALYPVFQEYFRTHQPPFLAVWGKNDPFFIPPGAEAFKRDNPNAVVQFFDTGHFALETHAKEIADSIRAFLT from the coding sequence ATGGCCTCAATCACGTACCGCAGCGCGGATGTCGACGGATTCAAGGTGGCCTATCGCGAAGCCGGCCTTATCGGAGCGCCAAAAATCCTGCTGCTGCACGGCTTCCCCAGCGCAGGTCACATGTTTCGTGACCTCATTCCGCTGCTTGCTGACAGGTTTCATATTGTGGCGCCCGACCTTCCCGGCTTCGGCCAGTCCGACATGCCTTCGCGCGAAAGCTTCCGTTACACGTTCGATAACGTCGCACGCGTGATCGAACGCTTCGCCGAAATGATCGGTTTCGACCGCTTCGCGGTCTACGTCTTCGACTACGGCGCGCCGACTGGTTTCCGGCTTGCGCTCAGCCACCCCGAGCGGATCACGGCGATCATCTCGCAGAACGGCAACGCCTATGAGGATGGCCTTAGCGACAACTGGACTCCGCTCAAGACCTATTGGCAGGATCCCTCGCCGGCCAATCGCGAGGCGCTCCGCGCGCTCCTCACGCCGGAAGCCACGCGCTGGCAGTACACGCATGGTGTTGCCGATCCGACGACCGTGTCACCGGACGGCCAGAACCTCGACAATTTCTACCTCGCGCGCCCGGGCTCGGATGACGTGCAGCTCGACCTGTTCGGCGACTACAAGAGCAACGTCGCGCTTTATCCCGTCTTCCAGGAGTATTTCCGCACGCACCAGCCGCCGTTCCTCGCGGTCTGGGGCAAGAACGATCCGTTCTTCATTCCGCCCGGCGCCGAAGCGTTCAAACGCGACAATCCGAACGCCGTGGTGCAGTTCTTTGACACCGGCCATTTCGCGCTGGAGACGCACGCGAAGGAGATCGCGGACAGCATTCGCGCGTTCTTGACCTAG
- a CDS encoding MarR family winged helix-turn-helix transcriptional regulator: protein MLFIVSLPWAVLVPLNNSYILYLFSGESIRRILGPPRFEDHEFVKPAGKSGQQPEKSLNLQALQRTPGFMLRLAQLKFFEGFYEAFAALGVTPATYAIFVVIRDNPGVPPSSLASLLRLRLPNLIKILNELESSGFIKRNRSKADRRAVELVLTPKGAKLIHEATSLTEPYNKKMLVPLSEAEQRTLLELLNRILPL, encoded by the coding sequence TTGCTGTTCATTGTCTCCCTCCCGTGGGCGGTCTTGGTGCCGCTAAATAATAGTTATATTTTATATCTATTTTCGGGAGAGTCAATTCGGCGGATTCTTGGGCCGCCGCGGTTCGAGGATCATGAGTTCGTGAAACCCGCAGGGAAGTCCGGCCAGCAGCCGGAGAAATCGTTGAATTTGCAGGCGCTCCAGCGCACGCCGGGCTTCATGCTTCGGCTCGCACAGCTGAAATTCTTCGAGGGCTTCTACGAAGCGTTCGCCGCATTGGGCGTGACCCCCGCGACCTATGCGATCTTCGTCGTCATTCGCGACAATCCCGGCGTTCCGCCAAGCAGCCTCGCAAGCCTGCTGCGGCTGCGCCTGCCCAATCTGATCAAGATCCTGAATGAGCTGGAGTCGTCGGGCTTCATCAAGCGCAACCGCTCCAAGGCGGATCGCCGCGCCGTCGAGCTCGTGCTGACGCCAAAGGGCGCCAAGCTCATCCACGAGGCGACGAGCCTGACGGAGCCGTACAACAAGAAGATGCTCGTGCCGCTCAGCGAAGCCGAGCAGCGCACCCTGCTCGAACTATTAAATCGGATCCTGCCGCTCTAG
- a CDS encoding ABC transporter substrate-binding protein produces the protein MNSKFLHKLCISALMLAAAGPALAQDVVKIGILNDQSGPFASYQGIGSVVAAKMAVEDFGGKAGGKPVEVVAADHQNKTDIGIGIARRWYENDGVDAIFDIPNSSIALAVAGMSAEKNKVFVGSGAGTVLLTGEKCTPNTVHWTYDTYAYGRGLGKAIVQQGGKKWFFITADYAFGHDLEKQAAEAVKASGGEVLGSVRHPLGTADYASFLLQAQASGANVVGFANAGDDTITSMKQAAEFGLTKDHKLVGLILGMNGLPALGLKFAQGAQIMNPFYWDLNDGTRAFAKRFAERIPSKAYPNDMQAGVYASVIHYLKAVDKVGSAKDGKAVLAAMKEMPTDDPLFGKGYIRKDGRKIHPLYLLQVKAPEESTSTWDLLKVVATIKGEDAFRPESEGQCPLTRQ, from the coding sequence ATGAACAGCAAATTTCTGCATAAATTGTGCATTTCGGCCTTGATGCTGGCTGCGGCGGGGCCGGCCCTCGCTCAGGACGTGGTGAAGATCGGCATCCTGAACGACCAGTCGGGGCCGTTCGCGAGCTATCAAGGCATAGGCTCCGTCGTCGCCGCCAAGATGGCGGTGGAGGATTTTGGCGGAAAGGCCGGCGGCAAGCCGGTCGAGGTCGTCGCCGCGGACCACCAGAACAAGACGGACATCGGGATCGGCATCGCGCGGCGCTGGTACGAGAACGACGGCGTCGACGCGATCTTCGACATTCCGAACTCGTCGATCGCGCTCGCCGTCGCCGGCATGAGCGCCGAAAAGAACAAGGTCTTCGTCGGATCGGGCGCCGGTACGGTGCTGCTGACCGGCGAAAAATGCACGCCGAACACCGTGCACTGGACCTACGACACCTATGCCTACGGGCGCGGCCTCGGCAAGGCGATCGTCCAGCAGGGTGGCAAGAAATGGTTCTTCATCACCGCTGACTACGCCTTCGGTCACGATCTGGAAAAACAGGCGGCGGAGGCCGTCAAGGCGTCCGGCGGCGAGGTGCTCGGCAGCGTCCGGCATCCGTTGGGAACGGCCGACTACGCCTCTTTCCTGCTCCAGGCCCAGGCGTCGGGCGCGAACGTCGTCGGCTTCGCCAATGCCGGTGACGACACCATCACGTCGATGAAGCAGGCCGCCGAGTTCGGTCTGACCAAGGACCATAAGCTGGTCGGGTTGATCCTGGGCATGAACGGCCTCCCCGCGCTCGGGTTGAAGTTTGCGCAAGGCGCGCAGATCATGAACCCGTTCTACTGGGATCTGAACGACGGCACGCGGGCTTTCGCCAAGCGGTTCGCCGAACGCATTCCGTCGAAAGCCTATCCGAACGACATGCAGGCCGGCGTCTACGCCTCGGTGATTCACTACCTCAAAGCGGTCGACAAGGTCGGCAGTGCCAAGGACGGCAAGGCGGTGCTGGCGGCGATGAAGGAGATGCCGACCGACGATCCGCTGTTCGGCAAGGGTTACATCCGCAAGGACGGCCGCAAGATCCACCCGCTCTATCTGCTCCAGGTCAAGGCGCCGGAAGAGTCGACATCGACTTGGGACCTGCTGAAGGTGGTCGCCACGATCAAGGGTGAGGACGCGTTCCGCCCCGAGAGCGAAGGCCAGTGTCCGCTAACCAGGCAATAG
- a CDS encoding cytochrome P450 produces the protein MNGIASSPADPFAPDFLMDPYPAYEALRALGPAFALERYGVWAMAGYAEVEPALKDWKTFISGEGVGLHGMNPALPKPLTLQIDPPDHDKGRRVLGRTLSPGVARRLRETFQKEAEKKVSELIDKGTFDAVTDLAEAYPMKVFPDAIGIRPDGRDRLLAWSTFVFDSFGPENETLAASRQAGLAAQSWIMECCARDALQPDGLGMMIYQAADDGEISEHEATHLVRPFLTAGIDTTVNGIGNTLLALAAHPDEYRKLHHKPELARNAFEEGLRYDSPVQTFFRTTSRDVEIGGGVIPAHGKVLLFMASANRDPARWDRADRFDVERLATGHVGFGAGIHACVGQMIARLEGELIFGELARRVKTIELTAEPRRRLNNSLRGLKSMPVRVTAA, from the coding sequence ATGAACGGCATTGCATCCAGTCCGGCCGACCCGTTTGCGCCAGATTTCCTGATGGACCCCTATCCCGCCTATGAGGCGTTGCGCGCGCTCGGTCCCGCGTTCGCGTTGGAGCGCTACGGCGTGTGGGCCATGGCAGGCTATGCCGAAGTCGAGCCGGCCCTGAAGGACTGGAAGACGTTCATCAGCGGCGAGGGTGTCGGGCTGCACGGGATGAACCCGGCCCTGCCAAAGCCGCTGACGCTCCAGATCGATCCTCCCGACCACGACAAGGGCCGCCGCGTGCTCGGCCGCACCCTGTCCCCGGGTGTCGCGCGGCGACTGCGCGAGACGTTTCAGAAGGAAGCGGAGAAGAAGGTTTCGGAGCTGATCGACAAGGGCACGTTCGATGCCGTCACCGATCTCGCCGAGGCCTACCCGATGAAGGTATTTCCGGATGCGATTGGCATCCGGCCGGACGGCCGCGACAGGCTGCTGGCCTGGAGCACGTTCGTGTTCGACAGCTTTGGCCCGGAGAACGAAACGTTGGCGGCGTCACGACAAGCCGGCCTCGCGGCGCAGAGCTGGATCATGGAATGCTGTGCGCGAGATGCGTTGCAACCGGACGGGCTCGGCATGATGATCTACCAGGCGGCTGACGACGGCGAGATCAGCGAGCATGAAGCAACCCATCTGGTGCGACCGTTCCTCACCGCCGGGATCGACACCACCGTCAACGGTATCGGCAATACGCTGCTCGCGCTCGCCGCTCACCCGGATGAATATCGCAAGCTGCACCACAAGCCGGAGCTGGCGCGCAATGCCTTCGAGGAAGGGCTGCGTTATGATTCACCGGTACAGACGTTCTTCCGCACCACCTCGCGCGATGTCGAGATCGGCGGCGGCGTGATCCCCGCACACGGCAAGGTCCTGCTGTTCATGGCCTCCGCCAACCGCGATCCCGCGCGCTGGGACCGAGCCGACCGTTTCGACGTCGAACGGCTCGCGACCGGGCATGTCGGTTTCGGCGCCGGCATCCACGCCTGCGTCGGCCAGATGATCGCACGCCTGGAAGGCGAATTGATCTTCGGCGAGCTCGCAAGGCGCGTGAAGACCATCGAGCTCACGGCAGAGCCGAGGCGCAGGCTCAACAATTCCCTGCGTGGGCTGAAGAGCATGCCCGTGCGGGTGACGGCTGCCTAG
- a CDS encoding putative zinc-binding metallopeptidase, whose product MKIYQCPSCRHPVSFEHVACANCSTELAFDSSRIEMTKLASHQSCRNREIIGCNWCVEGADWYCDSCRLTRTIPNLGSTRNIMLWRRMEEAKRRLLYDLSRLRLPLASRTGAPLAFDILSDEVSPILTGHLSGLITLNLAEADDVEREARRVAFREPYRTLLGHFRHEIGHFYWDLLVDGTTFQAPFKLIFGDQAQDYQAAINSYYSRADRSYDRSGFISEYATSHPWEDWAETFAHFLHIVATLDSLAGLPLSLDERARQTLTDPYLESDFEALLALWMPLARSINELNRSLGMSDAYPFDISPAVKGKLHLVHMAISAFRDQQSLAA is encoded by the coding sequence GTGAAGATTTATCAGTGCCCGTCATGCCGCCATCCTGTCTCGTTCGAGCACGTCGCGTGCGCGAATTGCAGCACCGAGCTGGCGTTCGATTCCTCGCGCATCGAGATGACGAAACTTGCATCCCATCAATCTTGCCGTAACCGCGAAATCATCGGTTGCAACTGGTGTGTCGAGGGCGCGGACTGGTATTGCGACTCGTGCCGCCTCACGCGCACGATTCCGAATCTCGGCAGCACCAGAAACATCATGCTCTGGCGCCGGATGGAGGAAGCCAAGCGCCGTCTTCTCTATGATCTCAGTCGCCTCAGGCTTCCGCTTGCATCGCGCACCGGCGCACCATTGGCGTTCGACATTCTCTCGGACGAGGTCAGTCCGATCCTGACGGGGCATCTCTCGGGTCTGATCACGCTCAACCTTGCGGAGGCCGATGATGTCGAGCGAGAAGCTCGCCGCGTGGCGTTCCGGGAGCCGTATCGCACGCTGCTCGGGCATTTCCGGCACGAGATCGGTCACTTCTATTGGGACCTGCTCGTTGACGGCACGACGTTCCAGGCCCCGTTCAAGCTGATCTTCGGTGACCAGGCGCAGGACTATCAGGCCGCGATCAACTCCTATTACAGCCGCGCCGATCGTTCATACGACCGAAGCGGCTTCATCAGCGAGTACGCCACGTCCCACCCCTGGGAGGATTGGGCGGAAACGTTCGCGCATTTCCTGCATATCGTGGCGACGCTCGACTCGCTGGCAGGTTTGCCGTTGTCGCTGGACGAGCGCGCCCGTCAGACCCTGACGGATCCCTATCTCGAGAGCGACTTCGAGGCACTTTTGGCCCTGTGGATGCCGCTTGCTCGCAGCATCAACGAACTCAACCGCTCGCTCGGCATGAGCGACGCATATCCGTTCGACATATCGCCGGCGGTCAAAGGCAAGCTGCATCTCGTCCACATGGCGATCAGCGCATTCCGCGATCAGCAGAGCCTGGCGGCGTAA
- a CDS encoding ABC transporter ATP-binding protein, with translation MSSIISVANLSKTYGSGFKALKNVNLDIKRGEIFALLGPNGAGKTTLISIICGIANPSEGKVLVGGENIQTSYRKARSLIGLVPQELHTDAFESVWATVSFSRGLFGKPKNPDHIEKVLKDLSLWDKKDSKIITLSGGMKRRVMIAKALSHEPQILFLDEPTAGVDVELRKGMWEVVRTLQQSGVTIILTTHYIEEAEEMADRIGVINKGEIVLVEDKATLMQKLGKKRLTLHLQGKLDALPESLRHYELDLCDGGATLVYDYDTKGERTGITSLLGDLRTAGIRFNDLDTTQSSLEDIFVDLVRAS, from the coding sequence ATGTCCTCCATCATTTCCGTCGCCAATTTGTCGAAGACCTATGGGTCCGGCTTCAAGGCGCTCAAGAACGTCAATCTCGACATCAAGCGCGGAGAGATCTTCGCGTTGCTCGGCCCCAACGGCGCCGGCAAGACCACGCTGATCTCGATCATCTGCGGCATCGCCAATCCGAGCGAAGGCAAGGTCCTCGTGGGCGGCGAGAACATCCAGACCTCCTATCGCAAGGCGCGCTCGCTGATCGGGCTGGTGCCGCAGGAATTGCACACCGATGCCTTCGAGAGCGTGTGGGCGACCGTGAGCTTCTCCCGCGGGCTGTTCGGCAAGCCGAAGAACCCCGATCATATCGAGAAGGTGCTGAAGGACCTCTCGCTGTGGGACAAGAAGGACAGCAAGATCATCACGCTCTCCGGCGGCATGAAGCGTCGCGTGATGATCGCGAAGGCGCTGTCGCACGAGCCGCAGATCCTGTTCCTCGACGAGCCGACCGCCGGCGTCGACGTCGAGCTGCGCAAGGGCATGTGGGAGGTGGTGCGCACGCTCCAACAATCCGGCGTCACCATCATCCTGACCACGCATTACATCGAGGAAGCCGAGGAGATGGCCGACCGCATCGGCGTCATCAACAAGGGCGAGATCGTGCTGGTCGAGGACAAGGCTACCTTGATGCAGAAGCTCGGCAAGAAGCGGCTGACGCTGCATCTGCAAGGCAAGCTCGATGCGCTGCCGGAGAGCCTCAGGCATTACGAGCTCGACCTCTGCGACGGCGGCGCGACGCTGGTCTACGACTACGACACCAAGGGCGAGCGCACCGGCATCACCAGCCTGCTCGGCGACCTCCGCACCGCCGGTATCCGTTTCAACGATCTCGACACGACGCAATCGTCGCTCGAGGACATCTTCGTCGATCTCGTGAGGGCGTCATGA
- a CDS encoding ABC transporter permease, translating to MNYRAVRAIYLFEMARTWRTLLQSIVSPVVSTSLYFVVFGAAIGSRISQVEGVSYGTFIVPGLIMLSVLTQSIANASFGIYFPKFTGTIYEILSAPISYFEIVLGYVGAAATKSIILGLIILATAGLFVPLHIHHPVWMLAFLVLTAVTFSLFGFIIGIWADGFEKLQMIPMLVVTPLTFLGGSFYSIDMLPPAWRTVALLNPVVYLISGFRWSFYEIADVSMAVSIGMTTAFLVICLVVIWWIFRTGYRLKN from the coding sequence ATGAACTACCGCGCTGTCCGCGCCATCTATCTGTTCGAAATGGCGCGCACCTGGCGCACGCTGCTGCAAAGCATCGTGTCGCCGGTGGTCTCGACCTCGCTGTATTTCGTGGTGTTCGGCGCCGCGATCGGCTCGCGCATCAGCCAGGTCGAGGGCGTCAGCTACGGCACCTTCATCGTGCCGGGCCTGATCATGCTCTCGGTGCTGACGCAGAGCATCGCCAACGCCTCGTTCGGCATCTACTTCCCGAAATTCACCGGCACGATCTACGAGATCCTGTCGGCGCCGATCTCCTATTTCGAGATCGTGCTCGGCTATGTCGGCGCGGCCGCGACCAAATCGATCATCCTCGGCCTGATCATCCTCGCCACGGCTGGCCTGTTCGTGCCGCTGCACATCCACCATCCGGTCTGGATGCTGGCCTTCCTGGTGCTGACGGCGGTGACGTTCAGCCTGTTCGGCTTCATCATCGGCATCTGGGCCGACGGGTTCGAAAAGCTGCAGATGATCCCGATGCTTGTGGTGACGCCGCTGACCTTCCTCGGCGGCAGCTTCTATTCCATCGACATGCTGCCACCCGCCTGGCGCACGGTGGCGCTGCTCAATCCGGTCGTCTATCTGATCTCCGGCTTCCGCTGGAGCTTCTACGAGATCGCGGACGTCAGCATGGCCGTCAGCATCGGCATGACGACCGCCTTCCTGGTGATCTGTCTGGTCGTGATCTGGTGGATTTTCCGCACGGGGTATCGGTTGAAGAACTGA
- a CDS encoding L,D-transpeptidase: protein MRSFFIAFTSLMLLSAGTAQAKVEITVDKDNQQMTVAVDGVARYHWPVSTGIPSRETPNGAFRTFRMEEDHYSKEFDDAPMPHAIFFTKVGHAIHGTDSVGRLGTPASHGCVRLSRQNATTLYALVQQQGVLNTTVTLTGSAQVALARNPRGRNPTAVARAPQPAEEQYATSGDPVNLTPQAAPARRYMPQDDNYIYPADGTDTGARYPAPRGSRPLYDAQVYQQQPQQYYNQGNGTYYQPQPRQVYQPRGYYYQN, encoded by the coding sequence ATGCGTTCGTTTTTTATTGCTTTCACCTCCCTGATGCTTTTGAGCGCGGGCACCGCGCAGGCCAAGGTCGAGATCACCGTCGACAAGGACAATCAGCAAATGACCGTCGCTGTCGACGGCGTCGCGCGCTACCACTGGCCGGTGTCGACAGGCATCCCCTCGCGGGAGACGCCGAACGGCGCGTTCCGCACCTTCCGCATGGAAGAGGATCACTACTCCAAGGAATTCGACGACGCGCCGATGCCGCACGCGATCTTCTTCACCAAGGTCGGGCACGCCATCCACGGCACCGACTCGGTCGGTCGGCTCGGCACGCCCGCCTCGCATGGCTGCGTGCGGCTGTCGCGCCAGAATGCCACGACGCTCTACGCGCTGGTGCAGCAGCAGGGCGTGCTCAACACCACGGTGACGCTGACCGGCTCGGCGCAGGTGGCCCTGGCGCGCAATCCGCGTGGCCGCAACCCCACGGCAGTGGCCCGCGCGCCGCAGCCCGCCGAAGAGCAGTACGCCACATCAGGCGATCCCGTGAACCTGACGCCTCAGGCCGCACCTGCCCGCCGCTACATGCCGCAGGATGACAACTACATCTATCCGGCCGACGGCACCGACACCGGCGCGCGCTACCCGGCGCCGCGTGGCAGCCGCCCGCTCTATGACGCACAGGTCTATCAGCAGCAGCCGCAGCAATATTACAATCAGGGCAACGGCACCTACTATCAGCCGCAGCCCCGGCAGGTTTACCAACCCCGTGGCTATTACTACCAGAACTGA
- a CDS encoding acyl carrier protein has translation MTREQISDFCVAALANILRISKDRVDIGTKFSRLGLDSAMLVYLMMELEEKLDLELSTDDFYDHPTVEALSRFLADKGAIRPAA, from the coding sequence ATGACACGCGAGCAGATTTCGGATTTCTGCGTTGCCGCCCTGGCAAATATCCTGCGAATTTCGAAGGACCGGGTCGATATCGGCACGAAATTCAGCCGCCTTGGGCTCGATTCGGCGATGCTGGTCTACCTGATGATGGAACTCGAGGAGAAGCTCGACCTCGAACTGTCGACGGACGACTTCTACGACCATCCGACCGTTGAGGCGCTGTCGCGATTTCTCGCCGACAAGGGCGCAATCCGTCCCGCCGCCTGA
- a CDS encoding fatty acyl-AMP ligase, producing the protein METFRSLVALLARRAAEQADDRAYIFVSDRGTEEAVLTFRQLHHSASALARRLTVAARPGDRAILVFPPGIEFMVAFFGCLIAGIIAVPMMMPRRNSARDASAAILANCTPTVALTNSAVALRGDLRARFAHEHIRWIEVDLAAADGETIELPEPAPDDIAFLQYTSGSTSAPKGVMVSHANLLANLEMIRLALGNTWQSTYVNWVPLYHDMGLILNALQALYIGATCVLMAPNAFMQRPLGWLRAISHYRAEVACSPNFGFDLCVSRYRADQMEGVDLSSLRIALNGAEPVHAETIERFIQTFAPHGFDPRAMYPAYGMAEATLLISGGRCDGGHVTRSLSRTALQAHAAEAPSGAEDTQIVVGCGRALTGERIAIVDANNRTRLPADRVGEIWVNGANIARAYWRNDEATREGLNAQIAGENGAWLRTGDLGFLDVTGELFVTGRIKDLIIIRGINHYPQDVERTVQSLDGALRENCGAAFSVPDETGEESLVIVQEIERTARHSIDTEAIRGRIREAVADNHELSARHIALIRPGTLPKTTSGKIQRKLARKLWLDGGFEQLG; encoded by the coding sequence ATGGAAACCTTCCGCTCGCTCGTGGCACTGCTGGCCCGACGTGCGGCGGAGCAGGCCGACGATAGGGCCTACATCTTCGTATCCGATCGCGGGACGGAGGAAGCTGTCCTCACCTTCCGCCAACTGCATCACTCCGCATCCGCCCTCGCTCGGCGATTGACCGTGGCCGCGCGTCCCGGCGACCGCGCCATCCTGGTGTTTCCGCCCGGCATCGAATTCATGGTGGCGTTCTTCGGCTGTCTGATCGCCGGCATCATCGCCGTGCCGATGATGATGCCGCGGCGAAACAGCGCGCGCGATGCCAGCGCCGCGATACTCGCCAATTGCACGCCGACGGTGGCGCTGACCAATTCGGCCGTCGCGCTCCGTGGTGATCTGCGGGCACGCTTCGCGCACGAGCACATTCGCTGGATCGAGGTCGATCTCGCCGCGGCCGATGGCGAGACAATCGAACTGCCCGAGCCGGCGCCGGACGACATCGCCTTCCTGCAATACACCTCCGGCTCGACGTCCGCGCCCAAAGGCGTGATGGTGAGCCACGCCAATCTGCTCGCAAATCTCGAGATGATCCGGCTCGCGCTCGGCAACACCTGGCAATCGACTTACGTCAATTGGGTGCCGCTCTATCACGACATGGGGCTGATCCTGAACGCACTGCAGGCGCTCTATATCGGGGCGACCTGCGTGCTGATGGCGCCGAACGCGTTCATGCAGCGGCCGCTCGGCTGGCTGCGCGCGATCTCTCACTACCGCGCGGAAGTGGCGTGCAGCCCGAATTTCGGCTTCGACCTCTGCGTCAGCCGCTATCGCGCCGACCAGATGGAGGGCGTCGACCTGTCCTCGCTCAGGATCGCGCTGAACGGCGCAGAGCCGGTGCATGCGGAAACCATCGAACGGTTCATCCAGACATTTGCGCCGCACGGCTTCGATCCGCGCGCAATGTATCCCGCCTACGGAATGGCGGAAGCGACGCTCCTGATTTCCGGCGGACGCTGCGACGGCGGTCATGTCACACGCAGCCTGAGCCGCACGGCGCTTCAGGCGCACGCAGCGGAAGCGCCTTCCGGCGCCGAAGACACGCAGATCGTCGTCGGCTGCGGCCGCGCGCTCACCGGCGAGCGGATCGCCATCGTGGACGCAAACAACCGCACGCGCCTGCCCGCGGACCGCGTCGGCGAGATATGGGTGAACGGGGCCAATATCGCCCGCGCCTATTGGCGCAACGACGAGGCGACGCGCGAGGGGCTCAATGCGCAGATTGCCGGCGAAAACGGGGCGTGGCTGCGCACGGGCGACCTCGGCTTCCTCGACGTCACCGGCGAACTGTTCGTCACCGGGCGGATCAAGGACCTCATCATCATCCGCGGCATCAACCATTATCCCCAAGACGTCGAGCGCACGGTGCAATCGCTCGATGGAGCTTTGCGCGAAAATTGCGGCGCGGCGTTCTCGGTGCCGGACGAGACCGGCGAAGAATCGCTCGTCATCGTCCAGGAAATCGAGCGCACCGCGCGCCACTCGATCGACACCGAAGCGATCAGGGGCCGGATTCGGGAGGCCGTCGCCGACAACCACGAACTCTCCGCGCGCCACATCGCGCTGATCCGGCCCGGCACCCTGCCGAAGACCACCAGCGGCAAGATCCAGCGCAAGCTGGCGCGCAAACTCTGGCTCGATGGCGGTTTCGAGCAGCTCGGCTGA
- a CDS encoding MBOAT family O-acyltransferase — translation MLFNDYPFLLVFLPAALLIYRLADPYPHLRIGVQVALSLAFYAWGSPSFILLLIGSIAINWLASVAYGRVKWPAVLTLVIGLDLAVLALFKYANFLLANLGLALGTTLPVLDVGLPLGISFFTFHHIMYLVDLKRGRAPLYALDRYALYIAFFPQAIAGPLARWSEVMHQFGRQIYVPGWQRQFCVATCFIAIGLFEKIVIADGLAHLLDPIYAQAANGPLPSGDAWLAFCFSFQILFDFSGYSDIAIGLGLLFGVQLPYNFNAPLRSTNIQDFWQRWHITLMLFLRDYVFYPLVNLRLLPRHWLPIQFFGAMMITMALCGLWHGASWTFVLWGVLHGLALVACTLWRRYGPEFPSWLGWTLTVLFVLATGVIFRAGSVEAAWHVFCGLVSPLPLERGKHLWPLIVAPLFAFLLPASQDIVAVLTRRPNPWLAGLLGLGLFALLLHMGGRDLHDFVYFKF, via the coding sequence ATGCTGTTCAACGACTATCCCTTTCTCCTGGTCTTCCTGCCCGCGGCGCTGCTGATCTATCGCTTGGCCGATCCCTATCCGCATCTGCGCATCGGCGTGCAGGTCGCGCTGTCGCTCGCCTTCTATGCCTGGGGCAGCCCGTCCTTCATCCTGCTCCTGATCGGCTCGATCGCGATCAACTGGCTCGCCTCGGTCGCCTATGGGCGCGTGAAGTGGCCGGCGGTGCTGACGCTGGTGATCGGGCTCGATCTCGCGGTGCTGGCGTTGTTCAAATACGCCAACTTTCTTCTCGCCAATCTCGGTCTCGCGCTGGGTACGACGTTGCCGGTGCTCGACGTCGGGCTGCCGCTCGGCATCTCCTTCTTCACCTTCCACCACATCATGTATCTGGTCGATCTGAAGCGCGGCAGGGCGCCGCTCTATGCGCTCGACCGCTACGCGCTCTACATCGCCTTCTTCCCGCAGGCGATCGCCGGCCCCCTGGCGCGCTGGTCGGAGGTGATGCATCAGTTCGGCAGGCAGATCTACGTTCCGGGCTGGCAGCGCCAGTTCTGTGTGGCGACCTGCTTCATTGCGATCGGCCTGTTCGAAAAAATCGTGATCGCCGACGGCCTCGCGCATCTGCTCGATCCCATCTACGCGCAGGCAGCGAACGGGCCCTTGCCCAGCGGCGATGCCTGGCTTGCTTTCTGCTTCTCCTTCCAGATCCTATTCGATTTCTCCGGCTATTCCGACATCGCGATCGGCCTTGGTCTGCTGTTCGGCGTGCAGCTGCCGTACAATTTCAATGCGCCGCTGCGCTCGACCAATATCCAGGATTTCTGGCAGCGCTGGCACATCACCTTGATGCTGTTCCTGCGCGACTACGTGTTTTATCCGCTGGTCAACCTGCGTCTTTTGCCGCGGCACTGGCTACCGATCCAGTTCTTCGGCGCGATGATGATCACGATGGCGCTGTGCGGCCTGTGGCACGGCGCGAGCTGGACCTTCGTGTTGTGGGGCGTGCTGCACGGGCTTGCGCTGGTTGCCTGCACGCTGTGGCGTCGCTATGGCCCGGAGTTCCCGTCATGGCTCGGCTGGACGCTCACCGTGCTCTTCGTGCTCGCGACCGGCGTGATTTTTCGCGCGGGCTCCGTGGAGGCGGCATGGCATGTCTTCTGTGGGCTGGTTTCGCCGCTGCCGCTCGAGCGCGGAAAGCATTTGTGGCCGCTGATTGTAGCGCCGCTGTTCGCCTTCCTGCTGCCGGCGAGCCAGGACATCGTGGCGGTGCTCACGCGTCGCCCCAATCCGTGGCTCGCGGGTCTGCTCGGTCTTGGGCTATTCGCATTGCTGCTTCACATGGGTGGTCGGGATCTCCATGACTTCGTCTACTTCAAGTTCTGA